In Chryseobacterium lactis, a single genomic region encodes these proteins:
- a CDS encoding superoxide dismutase — protein sequence MKILKIAAVSAVFAAQFTLAQFKQTPLPYAYNALEGNIDAQTMEIHYSKHAAAYVANLNKAITGTPQEKETLFQILSNVSKLPAAVRNNAGGHYNHELFWTVLTPQKNTQPSAKLTKAITETFGSMDAFKEKMAKAGADRFGSGWAWLSVGKDGKLFISSTPNQDNPLMDVVEEKGTPIFGIDVWEHAYYLKYQNKRADYLTAIWNVTNWKEISRRYDEALSKK from the coding sequence ATGAAGATTTTGAAAATAGCTGCTGTAAGTGCAGTTTTTGCGGCTCAGTTTACACTGGCTCAGTTTAAGCAGACACCTCTGCCATACGCTTATAATGCTCTGGAAGGGAATATTGATGCCCAGACTATGGAAATTCATTATTCAAAACATGCGGCAGCGTATGTAGCCAACCTGAATAAAGCGATTACAGGAACTCCACAGGAAAAAGAAACATTGTTTCAGATCCTTTCCAATGTTTCAAAACTGCCTGCTGCAGTAAGAAATAATGCAGGTGGACATTACAACCACGAACTGTTCTGGACTGTTCTAACCCCTCAGAAAAATACACAACCTTCTGCAAAATTAACAAAAGCCATTACTGAAACTTTCGGAAGTATGGATGCTTTTAAAGAAAAAATGGCTAAAGCAGGAGCAGATCGTTTCGGTTCAGGATGGGCCTGGCTTTCTGTAGGAAAAGACGGGAAATTGTTTATTTCTTCCACTCCTAATCAGGACAACCCTTTGATGGACGTGGTGGAAGAGAAAGGAACTCCTATTTTCGGAATTGATGTCTGGGAACATGCGTATTATTTGAAATATCAGAACAAAAGAGCAGATTATCTTACCGCTATCTGGAATGTTACGAACTGGAAAGAAATCAGCAGAAGATATGACGAAGCTTTAAGCAAGAAGTAA
- a CDS encoding TonB-dependent receptor plug domain-containing protein — protein MKKIGFILIFLGLTIHAQNRQVSKDSTAVLEEVKVKGDKKKIETKMKMAVSVDEFLASSDKISFIKRGAYAWEPLLNNMGTERSTVTIDGMHIFGACTDKMDPVTSYLETNNLSAIDIKSGQEGSLNGATVAGSIDLKRKNTPFSLQKKWNGSYQTGFEFNNKQVFNLGAISYSSNKLVVDGSISLRKAENYYDGNNNEVNHSQYNKFNTGIGIAYKTTALSSVRVDAIFDMAKNVGFPALPMDLSLSRAMITSASFKQLFNESLVKSWDTKIYFNAIEHYMDDTKRPENLVHMDMPGWSTTYGLVSTVSLKKERYASEIQLNAYDNVSIAEMRMYPQDRKNRTMFAYSWPWVTTRFVGLSMNNIWDISEHGSLSFGGSLGLNYNESRYAEFNWIFHPGAPQQKTRVLPALHAGYQWNKDHFNFSVGTGYGHRAPSVSEGYGYYIYNSFDRYDYIGNPDLKNEISYETNASAGFKNDKISIEAKVNYFYIQNYIIGRILSLGSPMNYQSVGVKAYTSLDHATIFNMSLNAGYNIIQDLHWKGTLTYARGRDDNGKNLPFIRPLSYQTSLHFMHRNFGFQTSVNGDFIQLNYSPEYGEDQTPAYTIWNFSMDYTFKIKQFKTVVQIGAENLLNKYYSTYADWGNIPRMGRNIFTSLKFSF, from the coding sequence ATGAAGAAAATTGGATTTATCCTGATTTTTTTGGGACTGACAATACATGCTCAAAACAGGCAGGTATCAAAAGACAGCACAGCAGTTTTGGAAGAGGTAAAGGTAAAAGGGGACAAAAAGAAAATAGAAACAAAAATGAAAATGGCTGTTTCTGTAGACGAGTTTCTGGCATCTTCCGATAAGATAAGTTTTATTAAACGAGGTGCCTATGCCTGGGAACCGTTACTCAATAATATGGGTACAGAGCGTTCTACGGTGACGATTGACGGAATGCACATTTTTGGTGCATGTACTGATAAAATGGATCCTGTGACTTCATATCTGGAAACCAATAACCTTTCCGCTATTGACATAAAATCAGGTCAGGAAGGTAGTTTAAACGGTGCTACCGTTGCAGGAAGTATTGATCTGAAAAGAAAAAATACTCCTTTTAGCCTCCAAAAAAAATGGAATGGCTCGTACCAGACGGGTTTTGAGTTTAATAATAAACAGGTTTTCAATCTTGGAGCTATATCGTATTCAAGCAATAAGCTGGTCGTAGATGGTAGCATTTCCCTCCGGAAGGCAGAAAATTATTACGATGGAAATAATAATGAGGTCAACCATTCGCAATACAATAAATTCAATACCGGAATTGGGATAGCGTATAAAACCACTGCTTTATCATCCGTACGAGTAGACGCCATTTTTGATATGGCAAAAAATGTAGGATTCCCGGCATTACCTATGGATTTATCACTTTCACGGGCTATGATTACCTCTGCATCGTTTAAGCAATTATTTAACGAAAGCCTGGTGAAATCGTGGGATACAAAAATCTATTTCAATGCTATAGAGCATTATATGGATGATACCAAACGTCCCGAAAATCTCGTGCATATGGATATGCCCGGTTGGAGCACGACTTATGGACTGGTTTCTACAGTAAGCCTGAAAAAAGAGCGCTATGCTTCGGAAATTCAACTCAATGCCTATGATAATGTATCGATTGCCGAAATGCGAATGTATCCGCAAGACAGGAAAAACAGAACCATGTTCGCGTATAGCTGGCCTTGGGTGACGACTCGTTTTGTCGGACTTTCAATGAATAATATATGGGATATATCAGAGCATGGTAGTTTGAGTTTTGGAGGATCTTTAGGACTGAATTATAATGAGTCCAGATATGCAGAGTTCAACTGGATTTTTCATCCGGGAGCACCTCAGCAAAAAACAAGAGTACTGCCTGCTTTGCATGCCGGTTACCAATGGAATAAGGATCATTTTAATTTTTCTGTAGGAACAGGTTACGGGCACAGAGCTCCTTCTGTTTCTGAAGGATATGGATATTATATTTATAACAGTTTTGACCGCTATGATTATATCGGAAATCCGGATTTGAAAAATGAAATTTCCTATGAAACCAATGCCAGTGCAGGTTTTAAAAATGATAAAATAAGCATTGAAGCCAAAGTGAACTATTTCTATATTCAGAATTATATTATTGGAAGGATTTTAAGCTTGGGAAGCCCGATGAATTATCAGTCAGTGGGAGTGAAAGCCTATACTTCCCTGGACCATGCCACTATTTTTAATATGTCTCTGAATGCCGGTTACAATATTATCCAGGATCTGCACTGGAAAGGAACATTAACTTATGCACGTGGCCGTGATGACAACGGAAAAAATTTACCTTTCATCCGCCCGTTGAGCTACCAGACTTCTTTACATTTTATGCACCGTAATTTTGGATTTCAAACTTCTGTTAACGGTGACTTTATCCAGCTCAATTACAGCCCGGAATATGGAGAAGATCAAACACCGGCTTATACGATCTGGAACTTCTCTATGGATTATACTTTTAAGATTAAACAATTCAAAACAGTAGTTCAGATTGGAGCGGAAAACCTTTTAAACAAATATTACAGCACCTATGCAGACTGGGGAAATATTCCAAGAATGGGTCGAAACATTTTTACCTCTTTAAAATTCAGCTTTTAA
- a CDS encoding MbnP family protein, which produces MQHLKKYLLLSAFTLGLTSCQNSDDNPVANNVTLEFNNTFKNQTIVLGEAASGTATVNTSAEGQLHHFSELKYVISNIRLVKADGNEIPYKVNDLDQGATVVDQSKPETLRYILGNIPSGEYKKIKFGLGIKKELNILDQLRFPKFYATAGANDTQMMWEWGAGYRFTKLEGFYGTDNKQMSIHTGSTIKGSEGNYTQGVDAYRDITLDLPKNAIVDNKAPKISIKADFDKLLTGKINTIVLTSGTGMDGNATPNIHTANQMVKFVDNIGGNGSGDISGMFSVSSVEN; this is translated from the coding sequence ATGCAACATTTAAAAAAATATCTATTATTATCAGCTTTTACACTAGGATTAACTTCTTGTCAGAATAGTGATGATAATCCTGTCGCTAATAATGTAACTCTTGAATTTAATAATACGTTTAAAAATCAGACGATTGTACTGGGCGAGGCAGCTTCAGGAACAGCTACTGTAAATACTTCCGCAGAAGGGCAACTTCATCATTTTTCAGAATTGAAATATGTAATCAGTAATATCCGTCTTGTAAAAGCAGATGGAAACGAAATCCCTTATAAAGTAAATGACCTGGATCAGGGAGCAACTGTGGTGGATCAGTCGAAACCTGAAACTCTTCGTTACATTTTAGGGAATATACCTTCCGGAGAATATAAAAAGATAAAATTCGGTTTGGGTATAAAAAAAGAACTTAATATTTTAGATCAGCTAAGATTTCCTAAATTTTATGCAACTGCCGGAGCCAATGATACTCAAATGATGTGGGAATGGGGAGCAGGATATCGTTTCACGAAACTGGAAGGGTTTTATGGTACGGACAATAAACAAATGTCAATCCATACCGGTAGCACTATAAAAGGCTCTGAGGGTAACTACACGCAAGGTGTAGATGCTTACAGAGATATTACATTGGACCTCCCAAAGAATGCTATTGTTGATAATAAAGCTCCTAAAATTTCCATTAAAGCAGATTTTGATAAGCTTTTAACCGGTAAAATCAATACCATCGTTCTTACTTCAGGAACAGGGATGGACGGTAATGCAACCCCCAACATTCATACAGCGAATCAGATGGTGAAGTTTGTAGATAACATTGGAGGCAATGGTTCAGGGGATATTTCCGGGATGTTTTCGGTGAGCAGTGTTGAAAACTAG
- a CDS encoding cytochrome-c peroxidase, which translates to MKKIFSILSVLILLISCNNDYYEPLSNENPEISLNIPFGFPELNKSVSSNKPTKYGIELGEKLFQEKRLSADNTISCSSCHIQSNAFADHNAQAIGIQSRVGLRNAPAVQNMMFMKFYNWDGNILQLEKQPLVPIITHEEMGSSILEVIGKIKDDLIYKDLFRKTFGDENVTPERIYKSIAQYEYTLVSANSKYDKIKRGEDEKFAESETQGYVTFQQKCVSCHSTELFTDQSFRNIGFPVNPNTNEAGRGRVTGIPEDYMSFRVPSLRNVEYTAPYGSFGQFPTLRAVLDYFDKGVLNADNLDPVFKQNGNRIPLTEQEKINLISFMKTLSDREFVKK; encoded by the coding sequence ATGAAAAAAATCTTCAGTATTTTATCCGTCCTCATCCTGTTAATATCTTGTAATAATGATTATTATGAGCCTCTTTCCAATGAGAATCCTGAGATTTCGCTCAATATTCCGTTCGGATTTCCTGAACTTAATAAGTCGGTGAGTTCCAATAAGCCTACAAAATATGGTATTGAGCTGGGTGAAAAACTATTTCAGGAAAAGAGGTTGAGCGCAGACAATACTATTTCGTGTTCCAGTTGTCATATTCAGTCCAATGCTTTTGCGGATCATAATGCACAGGCGATAGGTATTCAGAGCAGAGTAGGATTACGAAATGCACCGGCGGTTCAGAATATGATGTTTATGAAGTTTTATAATTGGGATGGTAATATTCTTCAATTGGAGAAGCAGCCATTGGTACCTATCATTACCCATGAAGAAATGGGTTCTTCCATTCTGGAGGTGATCGGGAAAATCAAAGATGACCTCATTTATAAAGATTTATTCAGAAAGACCTTCGGAGATGAGAACGTTACGCCTGAAAGAATTTATAAAAGTATTGCTCAGTATGAGTATACATTGGTTTCTGCCAACAGTAAATATGATAAGATAAAGCGAGGTGAAGATGAAAAATTTGCGGAAAGTGAAACACAAGGTTATGTAACTTTTCAACAGAAGTGTGTAAGCTGTCATAGTACAGAGTTATTTACCGATCAGAGTTTCAGAAACATTGGATTTCCTGTTAATCCGAATACCAATGAAGCCGGACGTGGAAGAGTTACCGGAATTCCGGAAGACTATATGAGTTTTAGGGTTCCCTCATTACGGAATGTGGAATATACAGCTCCTTACGGAAGTTTTGGACAGTTTCCAACATTGAGAGCTGTTCTTGATTATTTTGATAAAGGGGTTCTGAATGCCGATAACCTGGATCCCGTTTTTAAACAGAATGGGAATAGAATACCGCTTACAGAACAGGAAAAAATCAACCTTATTTCGTTTATGAAAACATTGAGCGATCGTGAATTTGTGAAAAAATAA
- a CDS encoding TonB-dependent receptor plug domain-containing protein has protein sequence MVAKQTTLQLHKVVFTVFVLTSQFLFSQSKKNDSIKEKAIKAVNIYKKNFKEILPAQTLQGEELERLNSHSVADALRYFSGVQIKDYGGIGGLKTVNIRSMGSQHVGVFYDGIQLGNAQNGLVDLGRYSLDDLEEISLYNGQKSEIFQPAKDFGSSGSIYLQPKTPVFTGTKKTNLVIRAKSASIDLFNPSFRLEQKISPRISASFSGEFLQSDGIYRYRYTRKYPNGKTANDTIAKRYDSDIKAKRFETSVNGTVNNGSWNIRGYGYLSDRGIPAPIVNNRFKARGARMIDENYFVQANLRKKLFPKFETQLKAKFAYDYTHFNDTVLSQAVYPSQNTYIQREVYLSSSNIYSINSNWDVSVSGDFQYNNLDADLKNFSYPTRYTTLVALATTYQWNRFKFLGSLLGTFTFEEVRKNKRPDDRREWTPALFMSYQPEAVPELTLRAFYKKIFRLPTFNDLYYTNVGSTFLEPEFTFQHDIGFTYQKKYDHPILKGFYVKVDGYYNKVKDKIVAVPTTNMFRWMMLNLGKVEIIGVDINAQAEIMLGVVKLKPLLSYTYQSAKDKTDKGYGLDPGDTFYNAQIPYTPLHSGSFTMMADYKDWSFNYSVIYVGKRYDGQLDNIQYNFVQPWYTHDLSIQKKMNLAGHPFKINLEMNNVFNQYYDVVKNYPMPGRNFRLSLNFNL, from the coding sequence ATGGTGGCAAAACAGACTACATTACAACTGCATAAAGTCGTTTTCACAGTATTTGTGTTGACTTCTCAATTTCTATTTTCTCAATCGAAGAAAAACGACAGTATCAAAGAAAAAGCAATTAAGGCTGTCAATATTTATAAAAAGAATTTTAAAGAAATTCTCCCAGCCCAGACCTTACAGGGTGAGGAATTGGAAAGACTGAACAGTCACTCAGTTGCCGATGCCTTACGGTATTTTTCCGGAGTGCAAATCAAAGATTACGGTGGAATAGGAGGATTGAAAACGGTTAATATCCGAAGCATGGGAAGTCAGCATGTTGGGGTCTTTTATGACGGAATTCAGTTAGGAAACGCTCAAAACGGATTAGTCGATCTGGGACGGTATTCTCTGGATGACCTGGAAGAAATATCGTTATACAACGGACAGAAAAGTGAAATTTTCCAACCTGCCAAAGACTTTGGTTCCTCGGGATCTATTTATTTACAACCTAAAACACCTGTATTTACCGGAACGAAAAAGACGAATCTTGTCATCAGGGCAAAAAGTGCTTCCATTGATTTATTTAATCCTTCCTTTCGCTTGGAACAAAAAATTTCACCCAGAATTTCTGCAAGTTTTAGTGGTGAATTTCTCCAAAGTGACGGTATTTACAGATATCGCTATACCAGAAAATATCCTAACGGAAAAACGGCTAATGATACCATTGCCAAAAGATATGATTCCGATATCAAAGCAAAACGTTTTGAAACATCCGTGAACGGAACTGTAAACAACGGAAGCTGGAACATCCGGGGATATGGCTATCTGTCAGATCGTGGTATCCCGGCTCCTATTGTCAACAACCGCTTTAAAGCGAGAGGAGCAAGAATGATTGATGAAAATTACTTTGTACAAGCCAATCTGAGGAAAAAACTGTTTCCAAAATTCGAAACCCAGCTCAAGGCAAAATTTGCTTATGATTACACCCATTTTAATGATACTGTACTATCACAAGCGGTTTACCCTTCACAAAATACTTATATCCAACGGGAAGTGTATCTTTCCTCTTCCAATATATATTCTATAAATTCCAATTGGGATGTTAGTGTAAGCGGAGACTTTCAGTACAATAATCTGGATGCCGACCTGAAGAACTTTTCTTATCCAACCCGATATACAACATTAGTTGCATTGGCTACCACCTATCAGTGGAATCGGTTCAAGTTTTTAGGAAGTCTCCTGGGTACATTTACTTTTGAAGAAGTAAGAAAAAATAAAAGACCCGACGACAGGAGAGAGTGGACGCCTGCTTTATTTATGAGTTATCAGCCTGAGGCAGTTCCGGAACTTACACTAAGGGCTTTCTACAAAAAGATTTTCAGGCTTCCTACTTTTAATGATCTGTATTATACGAATGTTGGAAGTACTTTCCTGGAACCTGAATTTACCTTTCAGCATGACATTGGATTTACTTATCAGAAAAAATATGATCATCCCATATTGAAAGGATTCTATGTAAAAGTAGACGGGTATTATAACAAAGTAAAGGATAAAATTGTTGCAGTTCCTACGACGAACATGTTCCGCTGGATGATGCTGAATCTTGGAAAGGTAGAAATCATCGGAGTTGATATTAATGCACAGGCAGAAATCATGTTGGGAGTAGTGAAGCTTAAACCTTTATTATCCTACACCTATCAAAGTGCTAAAGATAAAACGGATAAAGGTTATGGACTTGATCCCGGTGATACCTTTTATAATGCACAAATTCCTTATACCCCTCTGCATAGCGGTTCTTTTACAATGATGGCCGATTATAAGGACTGGAGCTTCAATTACAGTGTTATCTATGTCGGAAAGCGCTATGATGGACAACTGGATAATATTCAATACAATTTTGTACAACCCTGGTATACTCATGACCTTTCTATTCAAAAGAAAATGAACCTGGCCGGACATCCTTTTAAAATCAATCTCGAAATGAACAATGTCTTTAATCAATATTATGATGTTGTCAAAAATTATCCTATGCCCGGAAGAAACTTCAGGCTCTCCTTAAACTTTAACTTATGA
- a CDS encoding YncE family protein yields MRKLNIYFLLFALVSLVACRTDEIVIPMEVVEGLAPAENTAIKGFYVLNEGNMGSNKCTLDFFDYTKGTYYRNMYAEINPDVVKELGDVGNDIKIYGSKLYIVVNVSNKIEVLDAKTAKRIKSIPLQNCRYLAFKDGKAYASSYVGPVDINPNAPKGKVVEIDTTSLAIKREVTVGYQPEEIEIVGNQLFVANSGGYMVPNYDRTVSVIDLNSFTETKKIDVAINLHRLKKDNYGDLYVSSRGDYYNVPSNLFLIDAATGTIKKDFHLAVNEMTIVNDKLYYYGNEFNYNTHTYKKSFGIIDVKTEQIISNKIIDSDYETIIKTPYGIAVNPITEDIYITDARNYVSMGFVYCFDKNGHFKWKTEGGNIPAHFAFLYK; encoded by the coding sequence ATGAGAAAACTGAATATTTACTTTTTACTTTTTGCACTGGTTTCTCTTGTTGCCTGCCGTACCGATGAAATTGTAATCCCCATGGAGGTGGTGGAAGGACTTGCACCCGCTGAAAACACAGCTATAAAAGGATTCTATGTCTTGAATGAAGGAAATATGGGAAGCAATAAATGCACCCTGGATTTTTTCGATTATACAAAGGGAACCTATTATCGGAATATGTATGCGGAAATTAATCCGGATGTCGTAAAAGAATTGGGCGATGTAGGAAATGATATTAAGATCTACGGAAGCAAGCTGTATATTGTGGTTAATGTTTCCAATAAAATTGAAGTGCTGGATGCCAAAACGGCTAAGCGTATTAAATCTATTCCATTGCAGAACTGCAGGTATCTGGCATTTAAAGATGGAAAAGCCTACGCAAGCAGCTATGTTGGTCCGGTAGATATCAATCCCAATGCTCCAAAAGGAAAAGTCGTGGAAATTGACACCACTTCTCTTGCCATAAAACGTGAAGTAACGGTAGGATATCAGCCCGAAGAAATTGAAATTGTAGGCAATCAGCTTTTTGTGGCCAATTCCGGTGGATATATGGTTCCGAACTATGACAGAACAGTTTCGGTAATAGACTTAAACAGTTTTACAGAGACAAAGAAGATAGACGTTGCCATTAATCTTCATCGCCTTAAAAAAGATAACTACGGTGACTTATATGTAAGCTCAAGAGGAGATTATTATAATGTGCCTTCCAATTTATTTCTGATTGATGCTGCTACAGGCACCATCAAGAAAGACTTTCATCTTGCCGTTAATGAGATGACGATTGTTAACGACAAACTGTATTATTACGGAAATGAATTCAATTACAATACCCACACCTACAAAAAATCATTTGGAATTATTGATGTAAAAACCGAGCAGATTATTTCCAATAAAATTATTGATTCGGATTATGAAACCATCATAAAAACTCCTTATGGAATTGCTGTAAATCCTATCACAGAAGATATCTATATAACCGATGCAAGAAATTATGTGTCGATGGGGTTTGTGTATTGCTTCGATAAAAATGGACATTTTAAATGGAAAACAGAAGGCGGAAATATCCCTGCCCATTTTGCTTTTTTGTATAAATAA
- a CDS encoding cell surface protein has protein sequence MTKRSINYLKTGIFSLLFVGMIASCKHDDNDTLNFNGLADSYTVERFEVLNISANTSGNITWSINNIDVSQSSELEFISPAVGTYPLTLTIKNNGNINTYHSKIIVEKETATYTKYISKVLEYRPAVGQFVHDIPEYVSGNTANDMLESARKSLVGAKSSEVTLGGFGGYVVFGFDHTIPNLEGRDFKILGNAFFGNAAIDPRSGSCEPGIIMVAYDRNKNGKPDDNEWYEIAGSEYFKNTTVKDYSITYFKPDENKIPVSGNLGWDIDVEYIKWKDNLGNTGFKTRNMFHLQSYYPLWITDASYTFTGTRLKDNYYDQSGSGAYWVGKSYEYGYADNAPNTDEASNIDISWAVDRNGKYVKLPGINFIKVHTGINQEAGRIGEVSTEVSGAYDLHFQ, from the coding sequence ATGACAAAAAGATCTATTAATTATTTAAAAACCGGAATTTTCTCACTGCTGTTTGTAGGAATGATCGCCTCCTGTAAGCATGATGATAATGATACCCTTAATTTTAATGGTTTGGCTGATTCCTACACGGTAGAGCGTTTTGAAGTATTAAATATTTCGGCCAACACTTCTGGGAATATTACATGGAGTATTAATAATATTGACGTTTCTCAAAGTTCGGAGCTTGAATTTATAAGTCCTGCTGTAGGAACCTATCCATTGACACTTACTATAAAAAATAATGGAAACATAAACACTTATCATTCAAAAATTATTGTAGAAAAAGAAACGGCAACCTATACTAAGTATATTTCAAAAGTTCTGGAGTATCGTCCTGCAGTAGGACAATTCGTACATGATATCCCTGAATATGTATCAGGAAATACAGCCAATGATATGCTTGAAAGCGCAAGAAAATCCCTTGTTGGAGCGAAATCTTCCGAAGTAACTCTTGGTGGATTCGGTGGATATGTTGTTTTTGGTTTTGATCATACTATACCGAATCTGGAAGGAAGAGACTTTAAAATACTAGGAAATGCATTTTTTGGAAACGCTGCTATTGATCCTCGTTCTGGTTCATGTGAACCAGGAATTATTATGGTCGCTTATGACCGGAATAAAAATGGAAAGCCGGATGATAACGAATGGTATGAAATTGCTGGAAGCGAATACTTTAAGAATACAACCGTAAAAGATTATAGCATCACCTATTTCAAGCCCGATGAAAATAAGATACCTGTTTCCGGGAATCTGGGTTGGGATATAGATGTAGAATATATCAAGTGGAAAGACAATCTGGGGAACACCGGATTTAAAACAAGGAACATGTTCCATCTGCAAAGCTATTATCCGCTGTGGATTACAGATGCATCTTATACTTTTACGGGTACGAGACTTAAAGATAATTATTACGACCAAAGTGGATCAGGAGCCTACTGGGTAGGGAAATCATATGAATACGGCTATGCCGATAACGCCCCGAATACAGATGAAGCCTCCAATATCGACATCTCATGGGCTGTTGATCGAAATGGAAAATATGTTAAACTTCCGGGAATCAATTTTATAAAAGTACATACAGGAATCAATCAGGAAGCGGGTAGAATCGGGGAAGTTTCAACAGAAGTTTCCGGAGCTTATGATTTGCATTTTCAATAA